A stretch of the Parabacteroides timonensis genome encodes the following:
- a CDS encoding FecR family protein has translation METFNIDQIEELLPRYCSGEATVEECRMVEEWIGQSEDNYRIVKQIYAIDQVMGTAQMESKVNTEKALASVCGRMTKKSQVNMFTWLQRVAAILFIPLLIIWGIEHFTPRTELAQMIEIKTNPGMTTTVDLPDGSKVYLNSESSLAYPSFFSEDKRCVQLKGEAFFEVQKDPEHRFIVSAPNHTQIEVLGTSFNVEAFERDSFVSTTLVEGKVCFAYQKNQQPATVVMKPGQKLIYNTTSSQVKLIQTSGETETAWKDGKIVFLATPLPEALRMLEKRFNVDFVLSNNRIRTEAFNGSFTNQRLERILEIFKISSNIKWRYLDTQDTTNERTRIEIY, from the coding sequence ATGGAAACATTTAATATAGATCAGATAGAAGAACTTCTTCCCCGGTATTGTTCCGGCGAGGCGACGGTAGAGGAATGTCGGATGGTGGAGGAATGGATCGGGCAATCGGAAGATAATTACCGGATTGTCAAACAAATCTATGCCATCGATCAGGTAATGGGTACGGCACAGATGGAATCGAAGGTGAATACCGAAAAGGCTTTAGCATCTGTTTGTGGCAGAATGACAAAGAAGTCCCAAGTAAACATGTTTACTTGGCTGCAACGCGTTGCAGCCATCCTCTTTATCCCTCTTCTTATTATTTGGGGGATCGAACATTTTACTCCCCGAACAGAGCTGGCTCAAATGATCGAGATAAAAACAAATCCGGGAATGACGACCACCGTCGATCTTCCGGACGGATCTAAAGTATACCTCAATTCGGAGTCATCTTTGGCTTATCCTTCTTTTTTCAGTGAAGACAAGAGATGCGTGCAGTTGAAAGGGGAGGCTTTCTTCGAAGTACAAAAAGACCCCGAACATCGTTTCATTGTTTCAGCTCCCAACCATACGCAGATCGAGGTGTTAGGTACATCCTTTAATGTGGAAGCTTTTGAGAGAGACTCATTTGTATCTACTACGCTGGTTGAAGGTAAGGTTTGCTTTGCCTATCAGAAGAACCAGCAGCCTGCCACGGTAGTAATGAAGCCCGGACAAAAATTAATCTACAATACAACTTCTTCTCAGGTCAAACTGATCCAGACAAGCGGTGAAACCGAAACGGCCTGGAAAGACGGAAAAATCGTTTTCCTGGCAACTCCGCTGCCGGAAGCGTTACGGATGTTGGAGAAACGGTTTAATGTTGACTTTGTTTTATCCAATAACCGTATTCGTACAGAGGCATTCAATGGCTCTTTCACCAATCAGCGACTGGAACGTATATTGGAAATATTTAAAATATCATCAAATATAAAATGGCGTTATCTGGATACTCAGGATACGACGAATGAGAGAACTCGAATAGAAATTTATTAA
- a CDS encoding RNA polymerase sigma-70 factor → MKKPSQAIDDSFLLSAMQRGDKKAYGTLFRRYYPMLCTYANRFVSLEDAEEIVQDIMLWLWENREAQIFNTSFSQYLYKTVYHRSINQLTRQQSQLRAETRYYEYMLEMLQDNDFTQTEELKKHISQAIQALPASYREAFVMHRFENKSYKEIAEILQVSTQTVNYRIQQALKQLRVSLKDYLPLILLLFPKNLLS, encoded by the coding sequence ATGAAAAAGCCCTCACAAGCAATAGACGATTCATTTCTGTTATCGGCCATGCAACGTGGAGATAAAAAAGCCTATGGTACCTTATTCAGAAGATACTACCCGATGTTGTGTACGTATGCAAACCGGTTTGTCAGTCTGGAAGATGCCGAAGAGATCGTGCAGGATATCATGTTATGGTTATGGGAAAACAGGGAGGCACAAATATTCAATACCTCTTTCAGCCAGTATCTGTACAAAACAGTCTATCACAGAAGTATCAACCAGCTTACCCGCCAGCAGTCGCAACTGAGGGCAGAGACACGTTACTATGAGTATATGCTGGAAATGCTGCAAGACAACGATTTCACGCAGACGGAAGAATTGAAGAAACATATCAGCCAGGCAATACAAGCTTTACCCGCCAGCTATCGGGAAGCTTTTGTCATGCACCGCTTCGAAAATAAAAGTTACAAGGAGATTGCCGAGATTTTACAGGTATCGACCCAAACTGTGAATTACCGAATCCAACAAGCCTTGAAACAGCTACGGGTTAGCTTAAAAGATTACTTACCGTTAATCTTATTATTATTTCCCAAAAACCTGCTTTCGTAA
- a CDS encoding TlpA family protein disulfide reductase has translation MKNQVLAYMLTGIAALGLASCTPQSTTIEGKVSNISGNTIIYWPTADGVYNSTQRDTLFVQADSTYHITLPGNGNEKISFYVYGQRYLGTIYVGPGTNKLDIDASLENSLNIENKLVKENEIVKELSRVQEDVFNLRARKGDVFDVEKDTVASSVYQKLTDYGVSIEQKIVGVDDLFKKRAIQDIRMQMLLAFMNQYFGINYRGSEDAKKEWEAVYPKMLAYTDINQPENVFSEAFADVIGSAAGIELYMKTGQQPASRNESNQKLFDWYKVNLKGRVQEVAMSNIILEDASNESFSTDIPSLYGEFKELYPSSKLIPALDEAVQKNILFNKLDLPEGIHILNTDSVRSFKEITDRYLGKVIFIDIWATWCGPCRASFAHVKPLQQYAKENDIVLLYVSIDRPMNADLWKKMAGYYDLKGDHVIINEYFRMDIYNTYGNNGMLSIPHCAIINKKGELQFKGAASPENMDKLAEQLQEAAQ, from the coding sequence ATGAAAAATCAAGTACTAGCATATATGCTGACCGGTATTGCTGCTTTAGGACTGGCTAGTTGTACTCCGCAATCGACGACTATTGAAGGAAAAGTCTCGAATATTTCCGGTAATACCATCATCTATTGGCCGACAGCGGATGGTGTATATAACTCTACCCAGCGGGATACACTGTTTGTACAGGCGGATAGTACGTATCATATAACGCTTCCTGGTAACGGGAATGAAAAAATATCTTTTTACGTCTATGGACAGAGATATCTAGGGACGATATATGTAGGACCCGGAACGAATAAGCTCGATATTGATGCCTCCCTTGAAAACTCCTTGAACATAGAGAATAAACTGGTGAAAGAGAATGAAATTGTGAAGGAGCTTTCCCGGGTGCAGGAGGATGTTTTCAATTTAAGAGCCCGTAAAGGCGACGTTTTCGACGTAGAAAAAGATACGGTGGCCTCTTCTGTTTATCAAAAGTTGACCGATTATGGGGTGTCGATTGAACAGAAAATAGTCGGTGTAGATGATCTCTTTAAGAAAAGAGCCATTCAGGATATACGTATGCAGATGCTATTGGCTTTTATGAACCAGTATTTCGGGATCAATTACCGGGGATCGGAAGATGCGAAGAAGGAGTGGGAGGCTGTTTATCCGAAAATGCTGGCGTATACAGATATAAACCAGCCGGAGAATGTATTTTCCGAAGCGTTCGCCGATGTCATAGGGAGTGCTGCCGGAATCGAACTATATATGAAGACCGGACAGCAGCCGGCCAGCCGGAATGAAAGTAATCAGAAATTGTTCGATTGGTATAAGGTTAACCTGAAAGGACGTGTACAGGAAGTTGCGATGAGTAATATTATCCTGGAAGATGCCTCGAACGAAAGCTTTTCTACCGATATCCCTTCCTTGTATGGAGAGTTTAAAGAATTGTATCCGTCCAGTAAGCTGATCCCTGCCCTGGATGAGGCTGTACAGAAAAATATTTTGTTCAACAAGCTTGATCTTCCGGAAGGTATCCATATTTTGAATACGGACAGTGTACGTTCCTTTAAAGAAATAACCGACCGGTATTTGGGTAAAGTTATTTTTATAGATATCTGGGCTACCTGGTGTGGTCCCTGCCGTGCTTCGTTTGCCCATGTGAAACCCTTGCAGCAGTATGCAAAAGAAAATGACATCGTATTGTTGTATGTTTCTATCGACCGTCCGATGAATGCGGATCTATGGAAAAAGATGGCCGGCTATTACGACCTTAAAGGCGATCATGTTATTATTAATGAGTATTTTAGGATGGATATCTATAACACCTATGGCAATAACGGAATGTTAAGTATCCCTCATTGTGCCATTATCAACAAAAAAGGAGAACTGCAATTTAAAGGAGCCGCAAGCCCTGAAAATATGGATAAGCTGGCTGAACAGTTGCAGGAAGCGGCCCAATAA
- a CDS encoding DUF3810 domain-containing protein, with amino-acid sequence MVKDWIKRIRIRWIVLVVCLILIWVIMALPAWGEGYARTIYPFFSAVLSRISSVFPFSIGDCFIYGSIAGLVIYWVYAIVKRRSWKMVIGRTVEYLLWVYIWFYMAWGLNYFRENFFDRTEIPYLAYSEDDFRSFLSAYTDSLNASFTPVEKIDQAVVAEKVESGYREIAGQFGLVSPAAYLHPKPMLIPSLMSGVGVLGYIGPFFIEYNLNPDLLPVQYPFTYAHEMAHVLGISSEAEANLYGFLVCSRSGNPEIRFSAYFALLPYVLGNAYQLLPEDEFKQWTETISPEVKKAYNDKVAYWQALYNPTIGEIQDTVYNWFLKGNNIPSGRKNYSEVVALLMAVNASQPEK; translated from the coding sequence ATGGTGAAAGATTGGATCAAAAGGATACGTATTCGCTGGATTGTTCTGGTCGTATGCCTGATTTTGATATGGGTTATAATGGCTTTGCCTGCATGGGGAGAAGGTTATGCCCGTACGATTTATCCATTCTTTTCGGCTGTCTTGTCACGTATATCTTCTGTCTTTCCTTTTTCCATAGGCGATTGTTTTATTTACGGAAGTATTGCCGGGTTGGTTATCTATTGGGTATATGCTATTGTGAAACGACGCTCATGGAAAATGGTAATCGGACGTACTGTCGAATATCTGTTATGGGTTTATATCTGGTTTTACATGGCTTGGGGGTTAAACTATTTCCGGGAGAACTTTTTTGACCGGACAGAGATCCCTTACCTTGCCTATTCGGAAGACGATTTCCGTTCTTTCCTGTCGGCTTATACCGACTCGTTGAATGCTTCTTTTACTCCTGTGGAAAAGATCGACCAGGCAGTTGTGGCAGAGAAAGTAGAAAGCGGCTATCGCGAAATAGCCGGACAATTCGGCCTGGTTTCTCCTGCCGCTTATCTTCATCCGAAGCCGATGCTGATCCCATCCCTGATGAGCGGTGTCGGGGTATTGGGATATATAGGCCCTTTTTTCATCGAATATAATCTGAATCCGGATCTCCTTCCGGTACAGTATCCTTTTACTTATGCGCATGAAATGGCGCATGTCCTGGGAATTTCCAGTGAAGCGGAAGCCAACCTGTACGGATTTCTGGTATGTTCCCGTTCAGGTAATCCTGAAATACGCTTCTCCGCCTATTTTGCCCTCTTGCCTTATGTGTTGGGGAATGCTTATCAGTTATTGCCGGAAGACGAATTCAAGCAATGGACGGAGACGATATCCCCGGAAGTAAAAAAGGCTTACAACGATAAGGTAGCTTATTGGCAGGCACTGTATAATCCGACAATCGGTGAGATCCAGGATACCGTTTACAACTGGTTCCTGAAAGGAAATAATATCCCTTCCGGACGGAAGAATTATTCGGAAGTCGTGGCCCTCTTGATGGCAGTTAATGCATCACAGCCGGAAAAATAA
- the metH gene encoding methionine synthase, translated as MNKEIFIRSLQERILILDGGMGTMIQGFKLNEQDYRGDRFADFPGQLKGNNDLLCITRPDVIKSIHRQYLDAGADIFATNTFNANAISMEDYAMQEFVREINLAAGKLGREVADEFMAEHPDRTIFVAGSIGPTNKTASMSPDVSNPAYRAVTYKDVYKAYKEQVEALVDGGVDIILFETTFDTLNVKAGLEAAETVLKEKGKELPIMLSLTLSAQGGRTLSGQTLGACLASIQHVNLVSIGLNCSFGAADMKPFLADLAKHAPYYISAYPNAGLPNTFGTYDETPEKMAGHVKPFIEEGLVNILGGCCGTTPAHIAQYPALIKGAKPHVPVAKPDCLWLSGLELLEVKKENNFINIGERCNVAGSRKFLRLIKEGSYEEALTIARKQVEDGAQVIDINMDDGMLDAVKEMTTFLNLVASEPDIARVPVMIDSSKWEVIEEGLMCVQGKSIVNSISLKEGEEVFLAHAARIKQLGAAVVVMAFDEKGQADTFERKTEVCGRAYRLLREKIDFDPYGIIFDPNVLAIATGMEEHNGYGLDFIRAVEWIKQNLPGAKISGGISNLSFSFRGNNYVREAMHSVFLYHAISKGLDMGIVNPSSAVLYEDIEPEFRNLLEDVILARRPEAAEELITYAQNLHVEKQGGAEEKHEAWREQPLKERLEYALIKGIGDHLEEDLQEALKEYPRAVNIIDGPLMGGMNKVGELFGAGKMFLPQVVKTARTMKKAVAILQPAIEADKTASGSAKAGKVVFATVKGDVHDIGKNIVSIVLACNNYEVIDLGVMVPAEVIVKTAIDEQPDLVCLSGLITPSLEEMVHVTDEMQKAGLTIPVMVGGATTSKLHTAIKIAPHYDYPVIHVLDASQNPLIAAKLLNPKTRDNYIEELNKEYEILRASMDQKKEVLVSLSEARANPQKIDWSAYTPVVPARMGVHVVPYIPLEEIIPYVNWIFFFSAWRLSGRYASITKIHGCDGCRAAWLADFSEDERPKAAEAMQLYKDAAKLLDQLVEMKAEYCKAIYGFFPANSDGDNIKMGDIVLPVLRQQSKKEEGIYKSLADYVIPASEGRTDYVGAFVVTAGAGAEELKNKLEKEGDTYSSMLLQTLTDRLAEAVAEYLHEKVRKEYWGYTPDESLSVSDLYKVKYQGIRPAVGYPSLPDQLLNYTLDNLLDMSRIGVKLTENGAMYPTATVSGIYFAHPDSQYFMIGSIDEEQMKDYAARRNLSEADVRKLLNKNII; from the coding sequence ATGAATAAAGAAATATTTATACGGTCCCTGCAGGAGCGTATCCTGATTCTGGATGGTGGTATGGGTACCATGATCCAGGGTTTCAAACTGAATGAACAGGATTACCGCGGCGACCGGTTTGCCGATTTCCCCGGACAGCTGAAAGGAAACAACGACCTGTTGTGTATTACCCGTCCGGATGTCATTAAATCCATTCACCGTCAATACCTGGATGCCGGGGCAGATATTTTTGCAACGAACACCTTCAATGCTAATGCAATCTCCATGGAAGATTATGCTATGCAGGAGTTTGTACGCGAGATCAACCTGGCTGCCGGAAAGTTGGGACGTGAGGTGGCTGACGAATTTATGGCGGAACATCCTGACCGGACTATCTTTGTTGCCGGTTCCATCGGTCCGACCAATAAAACCGCTTCCATGAGTCCCGATGTCAGTAACCCTGCTTATCGCGCAGTTACCTATAAAGATGTTTATAAGGCGTATAAGGAACAGGTGGAAGCCCTGGTCGACGGTGGGGTAGATATTATTCTTTTTGAAACGACTTTCGACACCTTGAACGTGAAAGCCGGATTGGAAGCGGCAGAAACTGTTTTAAAAGAAAAGGGAAAAGAACTGCCTATCATGTTGTCGCTGACGCTTTCAGCCCAGGGAGGACGGACGCTTTCCGGTCAGACATTAGGAGCCTGCCTGGCTTCGATCCAGCATGTCAACCTGGTTAGTATAGGTCTGAACTGCTCTTTCGGAGCAGCCGATATGAAGCCTTTCCTGGCAGATTTGGCAAAACATGCCCCCTATTATATAAGTGCCTATCCGAATGCGGGATTACCTAATACCTTCGGTACTTATGACGAGACACCGGAAAAGATGGCCGGCCATGTAAAGCCGTTTATCGAAGAAGGATTAGTAAATATATTGGGAGGATGTTGTGGTACGACACCTGCCCATATCGCACAGTATCCAGCCTTGATAAAAGGAGCGAAACCGCATGTACCTGTTGCAAAACCGGATTGTTTGTGGTTGTCCGGTCTTGAATTGCTGGAAGTAAAGAAAGAAAATAACTTTATCAATATAGGTGAACGTTGTAACGTAGCCGGTTCGCGCAAATTCCTGCGCCTTATCAAAGAAGGAAGTTATGAAGAGGCGCTGACCATCGCCCGTAAGCAGGTGGAAGACGGGGCCCAGGTGATCGATATCAATATGGATGACGGAATGCTCGATGCCGTGAAGGAAATGACAACCTTCCTGAACCTCGTGGCATCCGAACCGGATATTGCCCGTGTGCCTGTCATGATCGACTCTTCCAAGTGGGAAGTGATCGAAGAAGGCTTGATGTGCGTACAGGGTAAAAGTATCGTCAACTCGATCTCGTTGAAAGAAGGAGAAGAAGTATTCCTGGCTCATGCCGCCCGTATCAAACAACTGGGTGCGGCTGTCGTCGTGATGGCTTTCGATGAGAAAGGACAAGCGGATACCTTCGAACGGAAAACGGAAGTCTGCGGACGTGCTTACCGTTTGCTTCGGGAGAAAATAGATTTCGATCCGTATGGAATTATATTCGACCCGAATGTACTGGCTATCGCTACCGGTATGGAAGAACATAACGGATATGGTCTGGACTTTATCCGTGCAGTCGAGTGGATCAAACAGAATCTGCCGGGTGCGAAGATAAGCGGTGGCATCAGTAACCTCTCTTTCTCGTTCCGTGGAAATAATTATGTGCGTGAGGCGATGCATTCCGTATTCCTGTACCATGCCATCAGTAAAGGGTTGGATATGGGTATCGTGAATCCTTCTTCTGCCGTATTATATGAAGATATCGAACCAGAATTCCGGAATTTATTGGAAGATGTGATCCTGGCACGCCGTCCGGAAGCAGCAGAAGAACTGATTACTTATGCCCAGAACCTGCATGTGGAAAAGCAGGGCGGTGCGGAAGAAAAGCACGAAGCCTGGCGCGAACAACCATTGAAGGAACGGTTGGAGTATGCGTTGATAAAAGGTATTGGCGATCATCTGGAAGAAGATTTGCAGGAAGCCCTGAAAGAATATCCGCGTGCCGTGAATATTATCGACGGTCCGCTGATGGGGGGAATGAATAAGGTCGGTGAACTGTTTGGTGCCGGTAAGATGTTTTTGCCGCAGGTGGTAAAGACAGCCCGTACCATGAAAAAGGCAGTCGCTATATTGCAGCCGGCTATTGAAGCCGATAAAACGGCATCCGGTTCGGCTAAAGCCGGAAAGGTAGTCTTTGCTACGGTGAAAGGTGACGTACATGATATCGGTAAAAATATCGTGTCGATCGTACTTGCCTGCAATAACTACGAAGTGATCGACCTGGGAGTTATGGTTCCCGCCGAGGTAATAGTAAAGACAGCTATCGACGAACAACCCGATCTGGTTTGTCTGTCGGGGTTGATAACGCCTTCTTTGGAGGAAATGGTACATGTGACGGACGAAATGCAGAAAGCCGGATTGACCATACCTGTTATGGTGGGAGGTGCGACAACATCGAAGTTGCATACTGCCATAAAGATTGCTCCCCATTACGATTATCCGGTGATTCATGTGCTCGATGCTTCGCAGAATCCGTTGATTGCAGCCAAGTTGCTGAATCCGAAAACCCGTGATAATTATATTGAAGAGCTCAACAAAGAGTATGAGATCTTGCGTGCTTCTATGGATCAAAAGAAAGAAGTACTGGTCTCGTTAAGTGAAGCCCGTGCCAATCCACAGAAGATAGACTGGTCGGCTTATACTCCGGTTGTTCCTGCCCGGATGGGAGTGCATGTGGTTCCTTATATTCCTCTGGAAGAAATCATCCCTTATGTGAATTGGATTTTCTTCTTCAGTGCCTGGCGGTTGAGCGGGCGTTATGCTTCGATAACGAAAATACATGGATGTGATGGCTGTCGTGCAGCCTGGTTGGCAGACTTTTCGGAAGATGAACGCCCGAAAGCGGCAGAAGCCATGCAATTGTATAAAGATGCCGCCAAACTGCTGGATCAGTTGGTCGAAATGAAAGCGGAGTATTGTAAAGCTATTTACGGTTTCTTCCCAGCTAACAGTGACGGTGATAACATCAAAATGGGAGATATTGTACTTCCGGTATTACGTCAACAGTCGAAGAAGGAGGAAGGTATCTACAAATCGCTTGCCGATTATGTCATTCCGGCTTCCGAAGGGCGTACGGATTATGTCGGTGCATTTGTCGTGACGGCCGGTGCCGGAGCCGAAGAATTGAAGAATAAACTGGAAAAAGAAGGCGACACGTATAGCTCCATGTTGCTCCAGACATTGACAGACCGTTTGGCAGAAGCTGTTGCAGAGTATCTTCATGAAAAGGTACGAAAGGAATATTGGGGATATACCCCGGACGAATCGTTGTCGGTCTCCGATCTGTACAAGGTGAAATATCAGGGTATTCGTCCTGCGGTAGGTTATCCCTCGTTGCCCGATCAGTTGCTTAATTATACATTGGATAATCTGTTGGATATGTCCCGGATCGGTGTTAAGTTGACGGAGAATGGAGCGATGTATCCTACGGCAACAGTCAGTGGTATTTATTTTGCTCATCCTGATTCGCAATATTTCATGATCGGTTCGATCGATGAAGAACAGATGAAGGATTATGCTGCTCGTCGCAACCTGTCGGAAGCGGATGTCAGGAAGTTGTTGAATAAAAACATCATCTAA